One segment of Pseudomonas asgharzadehiana DNA contains the following:
- a CDS encoding FadR/GntR family transcriptional regulator, with product MDHQPPKPRKSMHAQIVQDLGMHIVSGRFKPEERLPMEATLCEEYKVSRSVLREATRVLSAKGLVYSKPRVGAVVRPRLKWHLLDPDVLSWLMQSTPHSEFFNTLAGVRRILEPEIAAMAATTATDEDIAIIEKAYCGMETAKTHEDLLQADLDFHRAIADATRNDLLAYMCNMLSLPLRESINITNRRPDIQGLSLPRHKAILTAIQNRDALGARHASLVQLDDTRVALDTVMNVLTPL from the coding sequence ATGGATCACCAGCCGCCCAAGCCGCGCAAGAGCATGCATGCCCAGATCGTTCAGGACTTGGGCATGCACATCGTTTCCGGTCGCTTCAAGCCCGAAGAAAGGCTGCCCATGGAGGCCACGCTCTGCGAGGAGTACAAGGTCAGCCGCTCGGTGCTGCGCGAAGCCACGCGAGTGCTCAGCGCCAAGGGCCTGGTGTATTCCAAGCCCAGGGTGGGCGCGGTGGTGCGGCCGCGCTTGAAGTGGCACCTGCTCGACCCGGACGTGCTGTCCTGGCTGATGCAGTCCACGCCCCATAGCGAGTTCTTCAATACCCTGGCGGGTGTGCGGCGCATCCTCGAACCGGAAATCGCCGCCATGGCCGCGACCACGGCCACCGATGAAGACATCGCCATTATCGAGAAGGCCTACTGCGGCATGGAAACCGCGAAGACCCACGAAGACCTGCTACAGGCCGACCTGGACTTCCACCGCGCTATCGCCGACGCCACGCGCAACGATCTGCTCGCGTACATGTGCAACATGCTGTCGTTGCCGCTGCGCGAATCGATCAACATCACCAACCGGCGCCCGGACATTCAGGGCTTGAGCCTGCCCCGGCACAAGGCGATCCTCACCGCGATCCAAAACCGCGACGCACTGGGCGCGCGGCATGCCTCGCTGGTGCAGTTGGATGACACGCGAGTGGCGCTGGATACGGTGATGAATGTGTTGACGCCGCTTTAA
- a CDS encoding IlvD/Edd family dehydratase, translating to MSDKKPGLRSAQWFGTADKNGFMYRSWMKNQGIADHQFHGKPIIGICNTWSELTPCNAHFRQIAEHVKRGVIEAGGFPVEFPVFSNGESNLRPTAMLTRNLASMDVEEAIRGNPIDGVVLLTGCDKTTPALLMGAASCDVPAIVVTGGPMLNGKHKGQDIGSGTVVWQLSEQVKAGTITLDDFLAAEGGMSRSAGTCNTMGTASTMACMAEALGTSLPHNAAIPAVDARRYVLAHMSGMRAVEMVREDLKLSKILTKEAFENAIRVNAAIGGSTNAVIHLKAIAGRIGVELDLDDWTRIGRGMPTIVDLQPSGRFLMEEFYYAGGLPAVLRRLGEANLIPHPNALTVNGKTLGENTKDSPIYGQDEVIRTLDNPIRADGGICVLRGNLAPLGAVLKPSAASPELMQHRGRAVVFENFDMYKARINDPELDVDANSILVMKNCGPKGYPGMAEVGNMGLPAKLLAQGVTDMVRISDARMSGTAYGTVVLHVAPEAAAGGPLATVKEGDWIELDCANGRLHLDIPDAELAARMADLAPPQNLIVGGYRQLYIDHVLQADQGCDFDFLVGCRGAEVPRHSH from the coding sequence ATGTCTGATAAAAAGCCCGGCCTACGCTCCGCCCAGTGGTTTGGTACCGCCGACAAGAACGGCTTCATGTACCGCAGCTGGATGAAGAACCAGGGCATTGCCGATCACCAGTTCCATGGCAAGCCGATCATCGGCATCTGCAACACGTGGTCGGAGCTGACCCCGTGCAACGCGCATTTCCGCCAGATTGCCGAGCACGTCAAACGCGGCGTGATCGAGGCCGGCGGTTTTCCGGTGGAATTCCCGGTGTTCTCCAACGGCGAATCCAACCTGCGCCCCACCGCCATGCTGACGCGTAACCTGGCGAGCATGGATGTGGAAGAGGCCATTCGCGGCAACCCGATCGATGGCGTGGTACTGCTGACCGGCTGCGACAAAACCACCCCGGCCCTGCTGATGGGCGCCGCCAGTTGCGACGTGCCGGCGATTGTGGTCACCGGCGGGCCGATGCTCAATGGCAAGCACAAGGGCCAGGACATCGGCTCGGGCACCGTGGTGTGGCAGCTCAGCGAACAAGTGAAGGCCGGCACCATTACCCTGGATGATTTCCTTGCGGCAGAGGGCGGCATGTCGCGCTCGGCGGGCACCTGCAACACCATGGGCACCGCGTCGACCATGGCCTGCATGGCCGAGGCGCTCGGCACCTCGTTGCCGCACAACGCGGCGATCCCGGCGGTGGATGCGCGGCGTTATGTGTTGGCGCACATGTCCGGCATGCGCGCGGTGGAGATGGTGCGCGAAGACTTGAAGCTGTCGAAGATCCTGACTAAAGAAGCGTTTGAAAACGCGATTCGCGTGAACGCCGCCATCGGCGGTTCGACCAACGCGGTGATCCATTTGAAAGCCATCGCCGGGCGCATCGGCGTGGAATTGGACCTGGACGATTGGACCCGCATCGGCCGCGGCATGCCCACCATCGTCGACCTGCAGCCGTCGGGGCGTTTCCTGATGGAAGAGTTCTACTACGCCGGCGGCCTGCCCGCCGTGCTGCGCCGCCTCGGCGAAGCCAACCTGATCCCGCACCCGAACGCCTTGACCGTCAACGGCAAGACCCTGGGCGAGAACACCAAGGACTCGCCGATCTACGGCCAGGACGAAGTGATCCGCACCCTCGACAACCCGATTCGCGCCGACGGCGGCATTTGTGTGCTGCGCGGCAACCTGGCCCCACTGGGTGCAGTGCTCAAGCCGTCGGCGGCCAGCCCTGAGCTGATGCAGCATCGTGGCCGCGCGGTGGTGTTCGAGAACTTCGACATGTACAAGGCACGCATCAACGACCCGGAGCTGGACGTGGACGCCAACTCGATCCTGGTCATGAAAAACTGCGGGCCCAAGGGTTACCCGGGCATGGCTGAAGTCGGCAACATGGGCCTGCCGGCCAAGCTGCTGGCCCAGGGCGTGACCGATATGGTGCGCATCTCCGATGCACGCATGAGCGGCACGGCATACGGCACCGTGGTGTTGCACGTGGCACCGGAAGCCGCCGCGGGCGGGCCGTTGGCCACGGTCAAGGAAGGCGACTGGATCGAGCTGGACTGCGCCAATGGCCGCTTGCACCTGGACATCCCCGACGCAGAGCTGGCGGCGCGCATGGCTGACCTGGCGCCACCGCAGAACCTGATCGTCGGCGGCTACCGCCAGCTGTACATCGACCATGTGCTGCAGGCCGACCAGGGCTGCGACTTTGACTTCCTGGTAGGGTGCCGTGGGGCTGAAGTCCCGCGTCATTCCCACTAA